A genomic window from Bacteroidota bacterium includes:
- a CDS encoding PEGA domain-containing protein has product MHKPIIIFLFLLSSKIIFADEFEIIKFYASHGDLAATRNPQKDIDGKTCALIKVLTDIQGMDFDANGGIAADVVQKSPGEYWLYVSPGEKAIKLMHRDFKPEWFQIPGSVESGRVYILEVKRKGGAVAAIDENLITLTFRLNEPGVFISRNNAAPVQVEGKSVADFQLPPGEYTFRFTKDGFEDITKSISVEKDQIVDINLQQGAATTRLNLPGILSIYSAPDQAEVFLNGQKVGFTPFTDQLIAGEYQLMLMKELYYSYSGTFTLQEGETKELPLINLKPRFGYIEVISTPSGADVYLDNKLIGQTPVARREIESGEHTLRTEFNLYHDKTETFTIEDGDDRSFNLELVPAFGQLNITSEPEGAAVYIDEQMVGSTPFLKDQWPSGIYKLRLTRELWTDETETIEVKDGQQTERLIVLTKNFGTVKVNAQGATILQDERQIAKDSYQANLKPGSYNFKAVKDKHRDAEKKIYITIGSNEEITLEPEPIMGSVSVFSEPMETKGANIFINGNKRKENTPAVIPLIIGNYDIKIEKQGFLEASKNVTVKEGENQKLTFQMQTYQGSLQQEYRKHKIRKWAWLGAAAASAGAGTYFYLSANQKYDEYKTATGDATKLHNQVETFDIIYPVLYGISAACLVPAIIYASKQGKVKRKMNVAVMPLQDGAVFSIAYTF; this is encoded by the coding sequence ATTCCTACTCTCAAGCAAAATAATCTTCGCCGACGAATTCGAGATCATCAAATTCTACGCATCCCATGGCGATCTGGCCGCTACCCGTAATCCCCAAAAGGACATTGACGGCAAAACCTGCGCTCTCATCAAGGTATTAACAGACATTCAGGGAATGGATTTTGATGCCAACGGTGGCATTGCAGCCGATGTGGTTCAAAAATCACCAGGAGAATACTGGCTGTATGTCTCACCGGGAGAAAAGGCCATCAAGCTCATGCATAGGGATTTCAAGCCGGAATGGTTCCAGATACCGGGAAGCGTGGAATCCGGCAGGGTATATATCCTGGAGGTAAAACGTAAAGGAGGTGCTGTTGCAGCCATTGATGAGAACCTTATCACACTTACCTTCCGGCTGAATGAGCCCGGAGTATTTATTTCCAGAAACAATGCTGCACCGGTGCAGGTTGAGGGAAAGAGCGTGGCAGACTTCCAGCTACCCCCCGGAGAATATACCTTCCGGTTTACCAAAGATGGTTTTGAGGATATTACCAAGTCCATATCGGTAGAAAAAGACCAGATTGTGGATATCAACCTACAACAAGGAGCAGCCACCACCAGGCTGAACCTTCCGGGAATCCTGAGCATATATTCTGCCCCGGACCAGGCAGAGGTATTCCTGAACGGACAGAAGGTCGGGTTCACCCCATTTACCGACCAGCTCATTGCCGGGGAATACCAGCTTATGCTGATGAAAGAACTGTATTATTCCTATTCCGGCACTTTTACCCTCCAGGAAGGTGAAACCAAGGAACTGCCTCTGATAAACCTCAAACCCAGGTTCGGATATATTGAAGTGATATCCACGCCTTCCGGAGCAGATGTTTATCTCGATAATAAACTTATCGGCCAAACCCCTGTTGCCCGCAGGGAAATCGAAAGCGGGGAGCATACCCTGCGAACGGAATTTAATTTGTATCACGACAAAACGGAGACATTCACAATAGAAGATGGAGACGACAGATCCTTCAACCTGGAACTGGTCCCAGCCTTCGGACAATTGAACATCACCTCGGAACCGGAAGGAGCCGCCGTGTATATCGATGAACAGATGGTAGGCAGCACCCCTTTTCTGAAAGATCAATGGCCATCCGGAATATACAAACTACGGCTCACCAGGGAACTGTGGACAGATGAAACCGAAACGATTGAGGTGAAAGACGGTCAGCAAACTGAGCGATTGATCGTGCTTACCAAAAACTTCGGTACGGTGAAGGTGAATGCCCAGGGAGCAACGATTTTACAGGATGAAAGGCAGATAGCAAAGGACAGTTACCAGGCAAACCTGAAGCCCGGGAGCTACAACTTTAAAGCTGTTAAGGACAAACACCGGGATGCTGAAAAAAAAATCTACATCACCATTGGCAGCAATGAAGAGATCACCCTGGAGCCGGAGCCGATCATGGGCAGCGTGAGTGTTTTCTCCGAGCCCATGGAAACCAAAGGAGCGAATATTTTTATCAACGGCAACAAACGCAAAGAAAATACACCGGCAGTGATCCCGCTGATCATCGGCAATTATGACATCAAGATTGAAAAACAAGGCTTCCTGGAAGCCAGTAAAAATGTGACGGTCAAGGAAGGTGAAAACCAGAAGCTCACCTTCCAGATGCAGACCTATCAGGGCAGCCTGCAACAGGAATACCGTAAACACAAAATCCGTAAATGGGCATGGCTGGGAGCCGCTGCAGCCAGTGCCGGAGCGGGAACGTACTTTTATCTTTCTGCAAACCAGAAATACGATGAATACAAGACAGCCACCGGTGATGCAACCAAACTGCACAACCAGGTGGAGACCTTTGACATTATCTATCCTGTGCTGTATGGCATTAGTGCAGCCTGTCTGGTGCCAGCCATCATTTATGCATCAAAGCAGGGAAAGGTGAAGCGGAAAATGAATGTTGCGGTCATGCCGCTGCAAGATGGAGCGGTTTTTAGCATTGCTTACACTTTCTAA